A single window of Dendropsophus ebraccatus isolate aDenEbr1 chromosome 5, aDenEbr1.pat, whole genome shotgun sequence DNA harbors:
- the LOC138793551 gene encoding aquaporin-5-like, with protein MLKNLCSGPFLRAVMAEFLGTLLFVFFGLGSALAWPSALPTILQISLAFGLAIGTLVQVIGHVSGAHLNPAVTLAFLVGSQISLLKCIFYILAQMLGAVAGAGLLYELTPSKVRGNLAINSVNEETSAGQAVAVELFLTMQLVLCVFGTTDSRRTDNTGSPAISIGLSVTLGHLLGIYFTGCSMNPARSFGPAIIMGLYSYHWVFWVGPMCGAIFGSLIYNYILVPPMKNPLSILQESYDPEHECEREEHRKQSVELSSFHKSTEKV; from the exons ATGTTAAAAAACCTGTGCTCAGGGCCCTTTTTACGGGCTGTCATGGCAGAGTTTTTAGGCACCCTCTTATTTGTATTTTTTGGTCTTGGTAGTGCATTAGCATGGCCATCTGCACTTCCCACTATATTGCAAATCTCCCTAGCCTTTGGTTTAGCTATAGGAACCCTTGTTCAGGTGATAGGGCATGTGAGTGGAGCTCACCTGAATCCTGCAGTGACCCTGGCATTCCTGGTGGGATCACAGATCTCCCTCCTCAAATGCATATTCTACATCCTGGCACAAATGTTAGGAGCGGTGGCCGGAGCTGGGTTACTCTATGAATTAACCCCATCCAAAGTGCGAGGGAATCTTGCCATCAACTCG GTCAATGAAGAGACCAGTGCTGGGCAGGCTGTGGCAGTGGAGCTCTTCCTCACCATGCAGCTTGTCTTGTGTGTCTTTGGTACAACAGACAGTCGAAGAACAGACAACACTGGATCACCAGCTATATCTATTGGTCTTTCAGTTACTTTAGGACATCTACTTGGG atctATTTTACTGGTTGTTCAATGAATCCAGCGAGGTCCTTTGGTCCTGCTATCATAATGGGATTGTACAGCTATCATTGG GTCTTCTGGGTTGGTCCCATGTGTGGCGCCATCTTTGGGTCTTTGATCTACAATTACATACTGGTCCCACCAATGAAGAATCCTTTGTCCATCCTGCAAGAAAGCTATGACCCAGAACACGAGTGCGAGAGAGAGGAGCACCGCAAACAATCTGTGGAACTGAGTTCTTTTCACAAGAGTACAGAGAAAGTGTGA